A single genomic interval of Halomonas sp. GT harbors:
- a CDS encoding heavy metal translocating P-type ATPase has protein sequence MPEDDKTSSHNTPLYTLHGMWCTSCALAVEGALTRLPGVIDASVHYPTATVWVKGAREAVDLTELAPVVKRLGYRLTELETVDDAHDRLEQESRYLTLRLLVGAVFGMWTMLASLLIYVGALPSASIEQVVAWISGAFALPVVVYSGLPFYRAGWRTLLAKRPGMDVLVSLGAIGAVSVSIGLLWRGSAEVYFDTAVMLIVLLLVGRLVETLCRHRGLKALDALALPDAVISAWQKGGWVLLPVNDVVAGTRVKLAPGELVTLDGILDAPGWIDTASLTGESLPRHFNAGQRVYAGCCYLGTTPLIMQVTAGVGKRRLDRLRHEMRRYQAQKGELQKLADRFAAWLSPLALVLSLVTLLGALLVGLGWEDALVRALSVLVVACPCAVGLAVPLASLAGSGQAMQQGIALRDPAALEILARIRSVALDKTGTLTTGCHAVLHWQARGGMDEHMLQHKLTSAVAGSEHPLAQALARWSGGQDQQSFQPSIEDIDEFPGEGRRVRLVNGECLMIGSAGWLTQQQVDVPSQAEEATLAFASQVMLADESGWLATFYLTDQPVDGAELSVKHLLASGYLVAMISGDRQGAVSWLGERVGLVREACYAQRSPEAKARLLRGLPSPTLFVGDGVNDTLSLAAADAGIAPLSASEAAREGASAQLMTPGVGGVVKLLNIAKRTRRVMEQNLFFSALYNTLALGVVVVMAIPPLIAVLAMAISSLSVTLNAARFAWSEPEQ, from the coding sequence ATGCCAGAAGACGATAAGACTTCTAGCCATAACACTCCTCTCTACACTTTGCATGGTATGTGGTGTACCAGCTGTGCTCTGGCGGTAGAGGGCGCGCTAACACGTCTGCCTGGGGTCATTGACGCTAGCGTTCATTACCCCACGGCAACCGTGTGGGTGAAAGGTGCGCGAGAGGCAGTCGATCTGACGGAGCTTGCGCCGGTAGTCAAACGGTTGGGTTATCGGCTAACTGAATTAGAAACCGTTGATGATGCCCATGATCGTCTTGAGCAGGAGAGCCGCTACCTTACCTTGCGGTTGTTAGTAGGCGCCGTATTCGGTATGTGGACCATGTTGGCATCACTGCTTATTTATGTGGGAGCGCTACCGAGCGCATCGATAGAGCAAGTGGTGGCGTGGATATCGGGTGCCTTTGCACTGCCCGTAGTGGTGTATTCGGGCTTGCCGTTTTACCGAGCAGGCTGGCGCACGTTACTTGCCAAACGCCCAGGGATGGATGTGCTGGTTAGCCTTGGCGCGATCGGTGCAGTGAGTGTGTCGATTGGGTTGTTGTGGCGTGGCTCGGCGGAGGTGTATTTCGATACGGCGGTTATGCTGATTGTGCTGTTGCTCGTTGGGCGACTGGTAGAAACGCTGTGCCGCCACCGTGGGCTGAAAGCGCTGGATGCACTGGCGTTGCCAGATGCAGTTATAAGCGCTTGGCAAAAGGGGGGCTGGGTCTTACTACCTGTCAATGATGTGGTCGCGGGTACGCGCGTTAAGCTAGCGCCGGGGGAGTTAGTGACGCTAGATGGCATTCTTGATGCTCCCGGTTGGATTGATACCGCCTCACTGACCGGTGAAAGCTTGCCACGTCACTTCAATGCAGGGCAGAGAGTGTATGCCGGCTGCTGCTATCTAGGCACGACGCCACTGATAATGCAGGTCACTGCGGGGGTTGGGAAGCGCCGATTGGATCGACTGCGTCATGAAATGCGCCGCTACCAGGCCCAAAAAGGGGAACTGCAGAAACTAGCCGACCGTTTTGCCGCTTGGTTAAGTCCTTTGGCACTTGTGCTCTCGCTAGTGACGTTGCTTGGTGCGCTACTCGTTGGATTGGGGTGGGAGGATGCATTGGTGCGTGCGCTCTCAGTGCTCGTGGTGGCATGCCCCTGTGCCGTTGGGCTGGCGGTGCCGTTGGCTAGTCTTGCTGGGAGCGGTCAGGCTATGCAGCAAGGTATTGCACTGCGCGACCCCGCCGCGCTAGAAATCTTGGCGCGTATTCGTTCAGTAGCGCTGGATAAAACCGGAACCTTAACAACAGGATGCCATGCGGTACTGCACTGGCAAGCACGGGGTGGCATGGATGAACACATGCTGCAGCACAAGCTCACCAGCGCCGTTGCCGGGAGCGAACATCCGTTGGCGCAAGCATTGGCGCGTTGGTCGGGTGGCCAAGATCAACAAAGCTTTCAGCCTTCCATAGAAGACATTGATGAATTCCCCGGGGAAGGACGCCGTGTTCGCCTTGTAAACGGTGAATGTCTGATGATAGGCAGCGCCGGTTGGCTGACACAGCAGCAGGTTGATGTTCCTTCCCAAGCGGAAGAGGCCACGCTGGCTTTTGCTTCCCAAGTAATGCTGGCAGATGAGTCAGGCTGGCTGGCGACGTTCTACCTGACCGATCAACCCGTCGACGGTGCGGAGCTAAGCGTGAAGCACTTGCTCGCGTCAGGTTATTTGGTTGCAATGATCAGTGGTGATCGACAGGGTGCGGTTAGTTGGTTAGGTGAGCGTGTTGGTTTGGTGCGCGAAGCTTGCTATGCCCAGCGCTCACCGGAAGCCAAGGCAAGGCTATTACGCGGGTTACCATCACCAACTCTGTTTGTGGGGGATGGCGTAAATGATACGCTAAGCTTGGCGGCAGCAGACGCTGGCATTGCCCCACTGAGTGCCAGCGAAGCTGCCCGCGAGGGAGCATCCGCCCAACTCATGACGCCAGGGGTCGGAGGGGTAGTAAAACTGCTCAATATCGCCAAGCGTACTCGGCGCGTTATGGAGCAAAATCTTTTCTTTTCGGCGCTTTATAACACTTTGGCACTTGGCGTGGTGGTCGTCATGGCCATACCACCGTTGATCGCAGTACTCGCCATGGCAATAAGCTCGCTTAGCGTGACGCTTAACGCCGCACGATTCGCATGGTCTGAGCCGGAACAATGA
- a CDS encoding winged helix-turn-helix domain-containing protein, producing the protein MTSLSKTKSSFYRRLYVAHLIEQGIASVPALIEATGMPRRTAQDTITSLAELDIECIFEKGEGERHNIGHYQIRDWGAIDPHWVATHAERLKQSLGYA; encoded by the coding sequence ATGACATCGCTTAGCAAGACCAAATCAAGTTTTTACCGCCGCTTGTATGTCGCGCATTTAATTGAGCAAGGCATCGCAAGCGTGCCAGCGTTAATCGAGGCTACCGGTATGCCTCGTCGTACCGCGCAAGACACTATCACCTCACTTGCGGAGCTGGATATCGAGTGTATATTCGAGAAAGGCGAAGGTGAGCGCCATAATATTGGTCACTACCAGATACGTGACTGGGGAGCGATAGATCCTCACTGGGTTGCTACTCATGCGGAACGGCTAAAGCAGTCTCTTGGTTACGCTTAA
- a CDS encoding PA0069 family radical SAM protein — protein MASSPSSATVYKGRGATYDPHNRFAPTCSVVEDDGWWHEEASTSLATEIREEPSKSALSWNRSPDLPFDRSLNPFRGCEHGCIYCYARPSHAYWDLSPGLDFETKLIARTGLVEHLTDELSHPHYVCRPINLSGNTDCYQPLEAKYQTTRRLLELLLACRHPVTLVTKSTLILRDLDLLAEMAEHRLVRVFVSLTSLNANLKRTLEPRTASPQARLRVIRELNTAGIPVGTLVSPIIPGLTDHEIERILEAASRAGARTATWMLLRLPHEVAPMFEAWLQAHYPERAAKVMSLIRQCRSGKNYDAQFGKRFRGEGVFADLIAQRFNRASRHWNMQPRTEQGLNTRDFRPPRAQGDLFI, from the coding sequence ATGGCTTCTTCCCCTTCCAGCGCTACCGTGTATAAAGGACGTGGTGCGACCTACGACCCGCATAACCGCTTCGCACCAACATGCAGCGTGGTAGAGGATGATGGCTGGTGGCATGAGGAGGCCTCTACTTCGCTTGCAACAGAGATACGCGAGGAACCCAGCAAGAGCGCGCTTTCCTGGAACCGTTCACCAGATTTACCCTTTGACCGCTCACTTAACCCTTTTCGCGGCTGCGAGCATGGCTGCATTTACTGCTACGCTCGCCCTTCCCACGCCTACTGGGATTTATCACCGGGTCTCGATTTTGAAACTAAATTAATCGCCCGCACAGGACTAGTTGAGCACTTAACAGACGAGCTTAGCCACCCACATTATGTATGTCGTCCTATCAACCTTTCCGGCAACACCGACTGCTATCAGCCGCTGGAAGCAAAATATCAAACAACTCGTCGTTTATTGGAGCTGCTACTGGCATGCAGGCATCCGGTTACCCTAGTCACTAAAAGTACACTAATACTGCGGGATTTAGACCTGCTCGCAGAGATGGCCGAGCACCGGTTAGTGCGAGTGTTTGTGAGCCTGACAAGCCTGAATGCCAACCTAAAGCGTACCTTGGAACCCCGGACGGCCTCGCCTCAGGCGCGCTTAAGAGTAATCCGAGAGCTCAACACCGCAGGCATTCCAGTGGGTACGCTGGTCTCACCGATTATTCCTGGCCTTACTGATCACGAAATTGAACGCATTCTTGAAGCGGCCAGCCGAGCTGGCGCGCGCACAGCAACGTGGATGCTACTGCGCCTGCCCCATGAAGTCGCACCGATGTTCGAAGCATGGCTACAAGCCCACTACCCCGAACGAGCCGCTAAGGTAATGAGCCTGATTCGCCAGTGCCGAAGCGGCAAAAACTATGATGCACAATTTGGTAAACGCTTCCGTGGTGAAGGTGTATTTGCCGACTTGATCGCCCAACGTTTTAATCGCGCCAGCCGCCATTGGAACATGCAGCCACGCACCGAACAGGGCCTGAATACCCGCGACTTTCGTCCACCACGGGCGCAAGGGGATTTATTCATTTAA
- a CDS encoding methyl-accepting chemotaxis protein, protein MHRLNNLTMRMSWSLVLFSFLTLLLLLSGTGLYAVNHSQESIEQFTNVNVNQQSTLNRTNSSIQNVRLQMGRLYEELLETSPSLTAVERRQRADEMRNLLENADNVFADFLSLSFNPSHEHFIREIDSSFNNMMSNQLFPQLDSLYQGDTAGYQRLRNGTHDAYDTFYQDAVNFFHTVEDEGNKRLDNFSSVVNLANSTIVTVFIIALIITAIVYWGVSVNLIRPMQRINEHFQHIAKGDLSRGIEKHGRNEIGILFNSLRNMQKDLLETVATVRHSSEEVFAGAREIALGNQDLASRTERQSASLTQTASSIEEMTATMERNSDNAAQASRVAQEAAHNAQQGGDVVTHVVSKMHEIRHSSQQITDIIGLIDSIAFQTNILALNASVEAARAGEHGRGFAVVASEVRLLATRSADAAADIRQLIATSVSQIEAGTQQADLAGESMVAIMESVKRVTTLMDEIAVASEEQRVGINEVNSAVGEMEQTTQQNAAMVEQASTSATQLEHEAERLTEVVLRFKLNASGENTQSHVQLTSLTHQAVPCT, encoded by the coding sequence ATGCATCGCTTAAACAATCTGACAATGAGAATGAGCTGGTCACTCGTGTTATTCTCTTTTCTGACATTACTGCTACTGCTGAGTGGCACCGGCCTCTACGCGGTCAATCATAGCCAGGAAAGCATCGAGCAATTCACCAACGTCAATGTCAATCAACAATCGACACTTAACAGAACCAATTCGTCGATACAAAATGTACGTTTACAAATGGGTCGTCTGTACGAAGAGCTGCTAGAGACATCCCCTTCTCTTACTGCCGTTGAAAGGCGCCAACGAGCTGATGAAATGCGTAATCTGCTTGAAAATGCAGACAACGTGTTCGCTGATTTTCTTTCTTTATCATTCAACCCTTCTCATGAGCACTTCATTCGTGAAATAGATAGTAGCTTCAATAACATGATGAGCAACCAGCTATTTCCTCAACTTGACTCGCTTTACCAAGGGGACACTGCTGGCTACCAACGCCTACGCAATGGTACCCATGATGCCTATGACACTTTTTATCAAGATGCCGTTAATTTTTTTCATACGGTAGAAGACGAAGGCAATAAGCGTTTGGATAACTTCTCTTCAGTGGTCAACTTAGCTAATTCAACTATTGTTACTGTATTCATCATCGCGTTAATCATTACTGCCATTGTCTACTGGGGCGTAAGCGTCAACTTAATTCGCCCAATGCAACGCATCAACGAGCATTTTCAACATATTGCGAAAGGCGATCTTTCTAGAGGAATTGAAAAGCATGGCCGAAATGAAATCGGCATTCTCTTCAACTCGTTACGCAACATGCAAAAAGATCTGTTGGAAACGGTGGCAACCGTGCGCCATAGCAGTGAAGAGGTCTTTGCAGGCGCACGGGAAATTGCGTTAGGCAACCAAGATCTCGCCTCGCGAACCGAACGTCAGTCCGCGTCGTTGACACAAACTGCCTCCAGCATTGAAGAAATGACGGCTACCATGGAACGCAACAGTGATAACGCAGCGCAAGCTAGCCGCGTTGCTCAAGAAGCTGCGCATAATGCACAGCAAGGTGGTGATGTCGTGACTCATGTGGTTAGTAAAATGCATGAGATACGTCATAGTTCGCAACAGATTACTGACATAATTGGCCTAATTGACTCAATCGCTTTTCAGACCAATATTTTAGCGCTCAATGCATCAGTTGAAGCAGCCCGAGCAGGTGAGCATGGTCGTGGGTTTGCCGTGGTAGCCAGTGAAGTTCGCCTGCTTGCAACACGCAGCGCTGATGCCGCAGCGGATATCCGTCAATTGATTGCAACGTCAGTGAGCCAGATAGAAGCAGGCACTCAACAAGCGGATCTAGCCGGTGAGTCAATGGTCGCCATTATGGAATCTGTTAAGCGTGTTACCACTTTAATGGATGAGATCGCAGTCGCTAGCGAGGAGCAACGTGTTGGCATCAACGAAGTAAATAGTGCTGTTGGCGAAATGGAACAGACGACTCAGCAGAATGCCGCCATGGTGGAACAAGCCAGCACCTCCGCAACCCAGCTAGAGCATGAAGCTGAACGGTTAACCGAGGTTGTGCTTAGGTTTAAACTCAACGCCAGCGGTGAAAACACCCAATCACATGTTCAGCTGACTTCGCTAACTCACCAAGCCGTACCTTGCACATAG
- a CDS encoding uracil-xanthine permease family protein, which yields MSDAIASSEERARIDGKSTSLFDFYGKPKFLKVLPLSLQHLLAMIAGVITPPIIVAGVVGASVEEKLLLIQIAVLASGVCTVFHLYGVWKFGARLPAIFGVGFAYVPTLVAVGAQYGIEGILGAQLIGGMTMVVVGYFIQYIRHLFPPVVAGTVVLVIGLSLYDIAIRYMAGSGNVNAANFGDPINWIVAVVTLLTVLIAAQFGKGVIKLSAIIVGIVVGYLLSLSLGLVNFDNVANASWVAVPKVMPFEMEFHAAAIASMVVICIINSVQTIGDLSATTVGGMNRELKTKELTGGLLGNGLTTTVSSFFGALPTSTFSQNVGIVAMTKVISRYVLALAGIFMILAGLSPKFGAMITTIPYPVLGGATITVFGMITMTGIQLLVKDEMSARNMTIVGLSLALSLGIAAEPSAIEQFPAVLRDLIGGAPIVVAAITAFTLNIVLPKKSLSDEAKEREKIANEDKDTKEEDNNQNNNLSQRSIHAE from the coding sequence ATGAGTGACGCAATTGCCTCGTCGGAAGAGCGAGCGCGAATAGATGGAAAGAGCACCTCCCTCTTTGATTTTTATGGAAAACCTAAATTCTTAAAGGTGCTGCCGCTTTCTCTTCAGCACCTACTGGCCATGATTGCTGGCGTGATAACACCGCCTATTATCGTTGCCGGAGTCGTTGGCGCGAGCGTCGAAGAAAAGCTCCTGCTTATCCAGATAGCGGTACTGGCATCAGGTGTCTGTACCGTGTTCCATCTATACGGTGTGTGGAAATTCGGTGCGCGCTTACCTGCTATCTTTGGTGTCGGCTTTGCCTACGTACCGACACTTGTGGCGGTTGGCGCTCAGTATGGGATTGAAGGAATACTCGGCGCCCAGTTGATTGGCGGTATGACCATGGTCGTGGTGGGCTACTTTATCCAATATATACGCCACCTGTTCCCCCCTGTCGTGGCAGGAACAGTGGTATTGGTAATCGGTCTGTCGCTATATGACATCGCTATTCGCTATATGGCGGGCAGTGGAAACGTTAATGCTGCCAACTTTGGTGACCCCATTAATTGGATCGTCGCTGTCGTTACGTTGCTCACTGTCTTAATTGCAGCTCAATTTGGTAAAGGGGTGATTAAGCTCTCTGCCATTATTGTGGGCATTGTGGTGGGCTATTTACTTTCCCTATCGCTAGGCTTGGTTAATTTCGACAACGTAGCCAATGCATCCTGGGTAGCCGTTCCCAAAGTAATGCCATTTGAAATGGAGTTTCACGCAGCAGCCATCGCTTCGATGGTCGTCATTTGTATTATCAACTCTGTTCAGACCATTGGGGATTTATCTGCCACGACCGTTGGCGGTATGAACCGTGAGTTAAAAACAAAAGAGCTTACCGGCGGCCTACTCGGCAATGGTTTAACCACTACCGTCAGCTCTTTCTTCGGCGCCCTGCCCACCTCTACGTTCAGCCAGAATGTTGGCATCGTAGCCATGACCAAGGTAATTAGCCGATACGTACTGGCGCTGGCAGGTATTTTTATGATTTTGGCGGGGCTCAGTCCGAAATTCGGCGCAATGATCACGACGATTCCTTACCCCGTTCTAGGTGGTGCAACAATTACCGTGTTTGGCATGATTACCATGACCGGCATCCAGTTGCTGGTTAAAGATGAGATGTCTGCGCGCAATATGACCATCGTCGGCCTTTCCCTAGCACTAAGCTTAGGCATCGCTGCAGAGCCATCAGCTATTGAGCAGTTTCCTGCGGTATTAAGAGACTTGATTGGCGGAGCGCCTATCGTTGTGGCCGCTATTACGGCTTTCACGCTGAATATCGTCCTACCCAAAAAATCTCTTTCAGATGAGGCTAAAGAAAGGGAAAAGATTGCTAACGAAGATAAAGACACTAAGGAAGAAGACAACAACCAGAATAATAACCTTAGTCAACGTAGCATTCATGCTGAGTAA
- the uraH gene encoding hydroxyisourate hydrolase encodes MGYVTTHVLDTAQGCPGEGVKIDLYRVVNGERSFLKTVTTNDDGRCDHPILDGDELQEGEYELAFHAGDYFASQAGRVADNGPAFLNVIPLRFGVNDATQHYHVPLLLSPYAYSTYRGS; translated from the coding sequence ATGGGTTACGTGACAACTCATGTGTTAGACACTGCGCAAGGCTGCCCAGGCGAGGGAGTCAAAATTGATCTATACCGTGTCGTTAACGGTGAACGCAGCTTCCTCAAAACGGTAACCACCAATGATGATGGCCGCTGTGACCATCCCATATTGGATGGCGACGAGCTACAAGAAGGGGAGTACGAGTTGGCGTTTCATGCGGGTGATTACTTCGCCAGTCAGGCTGGCCGAGTTGCGGATAACGGGCCTGCCTTCTTAAATGTGATACCGCTTCGCTTCGGGGTTAATGACGCTACACAGCACTATCACGTGCCATTGTTGCTATCGCCCTATGCCTACTCAACGTATCGCGGCAGCTAA
- a CDS encoding urate hydroxylase PuuD, protein MLSYLIDFSNFMLRWLHVIAAIAWIGESIYFVMLDNGLKSPKDENCRKKGVFGEMWAVHGGGFYHNQKYATSPEKLPDDLHWSFWKAYTTWLSGFALFIILYMVNPGFYLVNPNSSWEWAANMTGWQANVLALTFLLLGWVVYNEMCKRISPNMERDGLLSIGVAIMMVVVAYLSTQMFSGRAAFLLTGAVMATAMSANVFFWIIPGQRRIVKAMKAGETPNPLDGKRGKQRSVHNTYFTLPVVLLMISNHYSFAYSHAHAWVIMALLIFAGALIRQYFVLMHAGKIQPGYPAAGVLLIMVAFWIGMPANQQANAGSESGPDIADVQAVIEQRCVACHAQSPTQPGFSAPPAGFAYDSLDQIVRQKESIQQVVASGYMPLGNMTNMTDEERALIGEWSE, encoded by the coding sequence ATGCTGTCCTACTTAATTGATTTTTCTAATTTTATGCTTCGCTGGCTACACGTTATTGCCGCGATTGCCTGGATTGGTGAGTCTATCTACTTTGTCATGCTAGATAATGGCTTAAAATCCCCCAAAGATGAAAACTGCCGCAAAAAAGGCGTGTTTGGTGAGATGTGGGCCGTGCACGGTGGCGGCTTCTATCACAATCAGAAATATGCCACCAGCCCGGAAAAGCTACCTGATGACCTTCACTGGTCTTTCTGGAAGGCTTATACCACTTGGTTATCTGGCTTCGCTTTGTTCATTATTCTGTACATGGTTAATCCTGGCTTTTACTTGGTTAATCCCAATAGTAGCTGGGAGTGGGCTGCCAATATGACGGGCTGGCAGGCCAATGTTTTGGCACTGACCTTTTTGTTACTGGGGTGGGTGGTCTATAACGAAATGTGTAAGCGCATCAGCCCCAACATGGAGCGCGACGGCCTATTAAGTATTGGTGTTGCGATCATGATGGTGGTGGTAGCGTATTTAAGTACTCAAATGTTCTCAGGTCGTGCCGCATTTTTATTGACCGGGGCTGTTATGGCCACGGCGATGTCTGCCAACGTGTTCTTTTGGATCATTCCTGGGCAACGCCGCATTGTTAAAGCGATGAAAGCAGGCGAAACGCCAAATCCGTTAGACGGCAAACGTGGTAAGCAACGTTCGGTACACAATACGTACTTTACGTTACCCGTTGTCTTATTAATGATCAGTAATCACTACTCTTTCGCCTACTCTCATGCCCATGCGTGGGTAATCATGGCGCTGTTGATTTTTGCGGGTGCATTAATTCGTCAGTACTTCGTGTTGATGCACGCTGGGAAAATACAGCCTGGCTATCCGGCAGCAGGTGTTCTCTTGATTATGGTGGCGTTTTGGATAGGGATGCCCGCTAATCAACAGGCCAATGCTGGTTCAGAAAGCGGGCCGGACATTGCCGACGTGCAAGCAGTCATTGAACAGCGCTGTGTTGCGTGCCATGCCCAGTCGCCAACGCAGCCCGGTTTTTCTGCACCTCCTGCTGGCTTTGCTTATGACAGCCTTGACCAAATCGTTCGTCAAAAAGAGAGCATTCAGCAAGTGGTGGCCAGTGGTTACATGCCCCTTGGCAACATGACCAATATGACAGATGAAGAGCGCGCTTTGATTGGAGAGTGGTCTGAGTAA
- a CDS encoding IclR family transcriptional regulator — MSDKEKKHLIPALERGLTILMELNRHHREMSFAEIVKRVGYPQSTSYRAVQTLEHMGFLRHHPVTGLYSLGVNVLKLGFEYVASLDVVQVGHPVIESLCEQTGCSSHIAVRDGRDAVYVARVGATNATIRRVSVGTRIPLHCTSLGRLLLTDLSKEEFESLYPDDQLLNKELGAPIRRDVLWDLVQEDRQRGYVIADSYYHFGISSIAYPLYNHDGVVEGVVSIMVPVHEFAEDERTKLQTLVQEAARTISDMLGHDQALAKRDD, encoded by the coding sequence ATGAGTGATAAGGAAAAAAAGCATTTAATTCCCGCGCTTGAACGAGGGCTGACGATTTTAATGGAGCTCAATCGTCATCATCGTGAGATGAGTTTTGCCGAGATCGTTAAACGCGTTGGCTATCCCCAGTCGACGTCGTATCGCGCAGTACAGACCTTGGAGCATATGGGGTTTCTTCGTCATCACCCGGTCACTGGCTTGTATTCGCTGGGCGTTAACGTGCTAAAGCTGGGCTTTGAATATGTGGCCTCATTAGATGTTGTGCAGGTAGGTCATCCGGTTATTGAGTCCCTATGTGAGCAGACCGGCTGCTCAAGTCACATTGCCGTTCGGGATGGAAGGGATGCCGTTTACGTGGCCCGTGTGGGCGCCACTAACGCCACGATTCGTCGCGTTAGTGTAGGAACACGAATTCCGCTGCACTGCACCTCATTAGGGCGACTGCTTCTGACAGATCTCTCAAAAGAGGAATTTGAATCGCTCTATCCTGATGATCAACTGCTTAATAAAGAACTCGGTGCCCCCATCCGGCGTGATGTTCTGTGGGACTTGGTTCAGGAAGACCGTCAGCGTGGTTATGTTATTGCAGATTCTTACTATCACTTTGGTATTTCATCGATTGCCTACCCGCTTTACAACCATGATGGGGTAGTGGAGGGCGTCGTTAGTATCATGGTGCCTGTGCATGAATTTGCCGAGGATGAGCGAACCAAGTTGCAAACATTGGTGCAAGAGGCCGCGAGAACAATCTCCGACATGCTAGGACACGACCAAGCCCTTGCGAAACGCGATGATTAG
- the gcl gene encoding glyoxylate carboligase gives MAKMTAAEAAIHVLKKEGVDVAFGVPGAAINPFYAAMRKVGGVDHVLARHVEGASHMAEGYTRTTAGNIGVCIGTSGPAGTDMITGLYSASADSIPILCITGQAPRAKMHKEDFQAVDIQTIAGPVTKWSVTVMEPAQVPRAFQKAFQIMRSSRPGPVLIDLPIDVQMSEIEFDPDTYESLPAYKPSASRAQIEKALMMLNEADKPLIVAGGGIINADAAEQLVEFAELTGVPVIPTLMGWGTIPDDHPLMAGMVGLQTSHRYGNATMLASDFVMGIGNRWANRHTGNVETYTKDRKFVHVDIEPTQIGRIFGPDYGIVSDAKLALDLFIDVAREMKASGQLKNRSAWAQECQERKRTLLRKTHFDNVPVKPQRVYEEMNKVFGKNARYISTIGLSQIAGAQFLHVYKPRHWINCGQAGPLGWTVPAALGVCRADPDAEVVALSGDYDFQFMVEELAVGAQFNLPYIHVLVNNSYLGLIRQAQRGFDMDYCVQLSFKNINYTDEEAALAEYGVDHVSVAEGLGCKALRVTTPDEIAPALEKARELMRQYRVPVVVEIILERVTNISMGTDLDGVNEFEALAENLTDAPSSIASLT, from the coding sequence ATGGCTAAAATGACAGCTGCAGAAGCCGCCATTCACGTCCTGAAAAAAGAAGGTGTTGATGTTGCCTTTGGTGTTCCAGGCGCTGCGATCAACCCCTTTTACGCTGCGATGCGTAAAGTGGGTGGGGTGGACCATGTGCTAGCACGCCACGTGGAAGGTGCCTCACACATGGCGGAAGGGTATACCCGTACAACCGCTGGCAACATTGGTGTGTGCATTGGTACCTCTGGCCCCGCGGGCACGGATATGATTACGGGGTTGTATTCTGCCAGTGCTGATTCAATTCCGATTCTATGTATCACTGGCCAAGCTCCCCGCGCCAAGATGCATAAAGAAGACTTCCAGGCCGTCGACATTCAGACGATTGCTGGCCCGGTGACCAAATGGTCCGTTACGGTGATGGAGCCTGCTCAGGTGCCGCGTGCGTTCCAGAAAGCTTTCCAGATCATGCGCTCTAGCCGTCCTGGGCCGGTATTGATCGATCTTCCCATCGATGTACAGATGAGCGAAATCGAGTTCGACCCGGACACTTACGAATCACTTCCGGCTTATAAACCCTCAGCATCTCGTGCCCAAATTGAAAAAGCACTGATGATGCTCAACGAAGCCGATAAGCCGCTGATCGTGGCTGGTGGTGGCATCATCAATGCCGATGCTGCCGAGCAATTAGTTGAATTTGCTGAGCTAACCGGGGTACCGGTGATCCCGACGCTGATGGGGTGGGGAACGATCCCGGATGACCACCCGTTAATGGCAGGCATGGTAGGGCTCCAAACGTCGCACCGATACGGCAATGCGACCATGTTGGCCTCTGACTTTGTCATGGGGATTGGTAATCGGTGGGCTAACCGACACACTGGCAATGTTGAAACGTATACAAAAGATAGAAAGTTTGTTCACGTTGATATCGAGCCTACACAAATAGGCCGTATTTTTGGGCCTGACTACGGCATCGTTTCTGACGCTAAGCTTGCCCTAGACCTGTTTATCGACGTCGCTCGTGAAATGAAGGCCAGCGGACAGCTTAAAAACCGTAGTGCCTGGGCCCAGGAGTGTCAGGAGCGTAAGCGCACGCTACTGCGCAAAACGCACTTCGATAATGTGCCGGTGAAACCGCAGCGTGTTTACGAAGAGATGAACAAGGTTTTTGGCAAAAATGCGCGCTATATCAGCACCATCGGTTTGTCTCAAATTGCTGGCGCTCAGTTCCTGCATGTGTACAAGCCTCGTCACTGGATTAACTGTGGCCAAGCTGGGCCACTAGGCTGGACAGTGCCTGCGGCACTGGGTGTTTGCCGTGCCGACCCTGATGCCGAAGTGGTTGCGCTGTCTGGCGATTACGACTTCCAGTTTATGGTAGAGGAGCTAGCGGTTGGGGCACAGTTTAACTTGCCGTATATCCACGTGCTGGTGAACAACTCCTACCTCGGTTTGATTCGTCAGGCCCAGCGTGGCTTCGACATGGATTACTGTGTCCAGCTCTCGTTCAAGAACATCAACTATACCGACGAAGAAGCGGCGCTCGCTGAGTACGGCGTAGATCACGTGTCGGTTGCTGAAGGCCTTGGCTGTAAAGCGCTGCGTGTCACTACACCCGATGAGATTGCACCTGCGTTAGAGAAAGCGCGTGAGCTAATGCGCCAATACCGTGTGCCGGTCGTGGTGGAAATCATTCTAGAGCGCGTTACCAATATCTCGATGGGCACTGACCTTGATGGGGTTAATGAGTTCGAAGCGTTAGCTGAAAACCTTACCGATGCACCGAGCTCTATTGCCAGCCTGACGTAA